One genomic window of Arachis hypogaea cultivar Tifrunner chromosome 8, arahy.Tifrunner.gnm2.J5K5, whole genome shotgun sequence includes the following:
- the LOC112707123 gene encoding uncharacterized protein isoform X1, which translates to MGACCNGDVSALPHSYDAVSARDLRPSKHVHDNLHGNIYLDNLSLKFIDTEQFQRLRELKQLGLANMVYPGAVHSRFEHSLGVYWLAGQSIEMLKNFQGLELGINRFDMQTVKLAGLLHDIGHGPFSHLFEREFLPKVTNGSHWSHEQMSVNMVDYIVNEHHIDVDPEMIKRVKEMILASSEFTLPRSSTEKGFLYDIVANGRNGIDVDKFDYIARDCRACGLGCNFEFQRLLETMRVLDDEICYRAKEYLSIHKLFSTRADLYRTVYTHPKVKAIELMVVDALVQANDYLEISSHILNPSEYWKLDDTIIKTIETAPIQELKESRELILRIRRRNLYQFCNEYAVPKDMVENFKKVTAQDIVCSQKSGGGTLREEDVAVSNVKIDLTRGKHNPLESINFFKDYDSDEKFTISNDRVSHLLPTTYQDMIVRVYAKKPELVEAISDAFENFQLKTYGIKAQIHSTPEKKKRRYTACI; encoded by the exons atgGGAGCTTGCTGCAACGGCGATGTTTCGGCGTTGCCTCACTCATACGACGCCGTTTCCGCCCGCGATCTCAGGCCCTCCAAGCATGTCCACGACAATCTCCATGGCAACATTTACCTTGACAac CTCAGTTTGAAGTTCATTGACACTGAGCAGTTTCAGAG GCTTCGCGAATTGAAACAACTCG GTTTGGCAAATATGGTCTATCCAGGTGCTGTCCATTCTAGATTTGAGCATTCTCTTGGCGTGTATTGGCTTGCTGGTCAATCCATTGAAAtgcttaaaaattttcaa GGCTTGGAACTTGGTATTAATAGATTTGATATGCAAACAGTTAAACTAGCAG gaCTTCTGCATGATATTGGGCATGGGCCTTTCAGTCACTTATTTGAACGTGAATTTCTTCCCAAAGTTACTAATGGTTCTCACTG GTCACATGAACAAATGTCAGTCAATATGGTAGATTATATTGTTAATGAACATCACATTGATGTTGATCCTGAGATGATAAAAAGAGTCAAG GAGATGATACTAGCGAGCTCTGAATTTACTCTTCCCCGA AGCTCAACTGAGAAAGGTTTCTTGTATGATATTGTTGCAAATGGTCGAAATGGAATTGATGTTGACAA ATTTGATTATATTGCCCGTGATTGTCGAGCTTGTGGTCTGGGTTGCAACTTTGAATTTCAGAG ATTATTGGAGACCATGCGGGTTTTGGATGATGAGATTTGCTATCGTGCAAAGGAAT ATTTGAGCATCCATAAGTTATTTTCCACTCGAGCTGATCTGTACAGAACAGTTTATACTCACCCAAAAGTAAAG GCAATAGAACTTATGGTGGTTGATGCACTTGTTCAAGCAAATGATTATTTGGAGATCTCATCTCACATTCTAAATCCTTCTGAGTACTGGAAG CTGGATGACACAATAATTAAAACAATTGAGACAGCACCTATTCAGGAACTAAAGGAATCTAGAGAGTTGATCCTGCGCATTCGAAGAAGGAATCTGTACCAG TTCTGTAATGAGTATGCTGTACCAAAGGATATGGTGGAAAACTTTAAGAAGGTCACTGCCCAAGATATTGTCTGTTCCCAG AAGAGTGGTGGAGGTACACTCAGAGAGGAGGACGTCGCTGTTTCTAATGTAAAAATTGATTTAACTCGTGGGAAACATAATCCTCTTGAAAG CATTAACTTCTTCAAG GATTATGATAGTGATGAGAAATTTACAATTTCCAATGACCGCGTAAGCCACCTGCTGCCAACAACTTATCAAGATATGATAGTTCGGGTGTATGCCAAAAAGCCAGAATTG GTGGAAGCTATTTCGGATGCTTTTGAAAACTTTCAGTTAAAAACATATGGGATCAAAGCACAAATACACTCAACACCAGAGAAGAAGAAACGTCGATACACTGCATGTATATGA
- the LOC112707123 gene encoding uncharacterized protein isoform X2, which yields MGACCNGDVSALPHSYDAVSARDLRPSKHVHDNLHGNIYLDNLSLKFIDTEQFQRLRELKQLGLANMVYPGAVHSRFEHSLGVYWLAGQSIEMLKNFQGLELGINRFDMQTVKLAGLLHDIGHGPFSHLFEREFLPKVTNGSHWSHEQMSVNMVDYIVNEHHIDVDPEMIKRVKEMILASSEFTLPRSSTEKGFLYDIVANGRNGIDVDKFDYIARDCRACGLGCNFEFQRLLETMRVLDDEICYRAKEYLSIHKLFSTRADLYRTVYTHPKVKAIELMVVDALVQANDYLEISSHILNPSEYWKELKESRELILRIRRRNLYQFCNEYAVPKDMVENFKKVTAQDIVCSQKSGGGTLREEDVAVSNVKIDLTRGKHNPLESINFFKDYDSDEKFTISNDRVSHLLPTTYQDMIVRVYAKKPELVEAISDAFENFQLKTYGIKAQIHSTPEKKKRRYTACI from the exons atgGGAGCTTGCTGCAACGGCGATGTTTCGGCGTTGCCTCACTCATACGACGCCGTTTCCGCCCGCGATCTCAGGCCCTCCAAGCATGTCCACGACAATCTCCATGGCAACATTTACCTTGACAac CTCAGTTTGAAGTTCATTGACACTGAGCAGTTTCAGAG GCTTCGCGAATTGAAACAACTCG GTTTGGCAAATATGGTCTATCCAGGTGCTGTCCATTCTAGATTTGAGCATTCTCTTGGCGTGTATTGGCTTGCTGGTCAATCCATTGAAAtgcttaaaaattttcaa GGCTTGGAACTTGGTATTAATAGATTTGATATGCAAACAGTTAAACTAGCAG gaCTTCTGCATGATATTGGGCATGGGCCTTTCAGTCACTTATTTGAACGTGAATTTCTTCCCAAAGTTACTAATGGTTCTCACTG GTCACATGAACAAATGTCAGTCAATATGGTAGATTATATTGTTAATGAACATCACATTGATGTTGATCCTGAGATGATAAAAAGAGTCAAG GAGATGATACTAGCGAGCTCTGAATTTACTCTTCCCCGA AGCTCAACTGAGAAAGGTTTCTTGTATGATATTGTTGCAAATGGTCGAAATGGAATTGATGTTGACAA ATTTGATTATATTGCCCGTGATTGTCGAGCTTGTGGTCTGGGTTGCAACTTTGAATTTCAGAG ATTATTGGAGACCATGCGGGTTTTGGATGATGAGATTTGCTATCGTGCAAAGGAAT ATTTGAGCATCCATAAGTTATTTTCCACTCGAGCTGATCTGTACAGAACAGTTTATACTCACCCAAAAGTAAAG GCAATAGAACTTATGGTGGTTGATGCACTTGTTCAAGCAAATGATTATTTGGAGATCTCATCTCACATTCTAAATCCTTCTGAGTACTGGAAG GAACTAAAGGAATCTAGAGAGTTGATCCTGCGCATTCGAAGAAGGAATCTGTACCAG TTCTGTAATGAGTATGCTGTACCAAAGGATATGGTGGAAAACTTTAAGAAGGTCACTGCCCAAGATATTGTCTGTTCCCAG AAGAGTGGTGGAGGTACACTCAGAGAGGAGGACGTCGCTGTTTCTAATGTAAAAATTGATTTAACTCGTGGGAAACATAATCCTCTTGAAAG CATTAACTTCTTCAAG GATTATGATAGTGATGAGAAATTTACAATTTCCAATGACCGCGTAAGCCACCTGCTGCCAACAACTTATCAAGATATGATAGTTCGGGTGTATGCCAAAAAGCCAGAATTG GTGGAAGCTATTTCGGATGCTTTTGAAAACTTTCAGTTAAAAACATATGGGATCAAAGCACAAATACACTCAACACCAGAGAAGAAGAAACGTCGATACACTGCATGTATATGA